A single window of Acanthopagrus latus isolate v.2019 chromosome 1, fAcaLat1.1, whole genome shotgun sequence DNA harbors:
- the dctpp1 gene encoding glutamyl-tRNA(Gln) amidotransferase subunit B, mitochondrial, with product MMATNGKEACGVNGDATSVSSNGSNGAFAKKSHSAEVNGAATEASCHPKLQNGGAGRPERFTFTSEPTIEDIRRMQAEFTDERDWNQFHQPRNLLLAMVGEVGEVAELFQWRGEVAEGLPDWTESEREHLAHELSDVMIYLVELAEKCRVDLPQAVLRKMALNRQKYPASKVHGSAKKYTEYKD from the coding sequence ATGATGGCTACAAATGGAAAAGAAGCCTGCGGAGTAAATGGCGACGCAACATCGGTGTCGTCAAACGGCAGCAATGGCGCTTTTGCTAAGAAGTCACACTCAGCGGAGGTAAACGGAGCGGCAACCGAGGCGTCATGTCACCCCAAGCTCCAGAACGGTGGAGCCGGGCGGCCCGAGCGGTTCACCTTCACCAGCGAGCCCACCATTGAGGACATCAGGCGGATGCAAGCGGAGTTTACGGACGAGCGGGACTGGAACCAGTTCCACCAGCCCCGCAACCTGCTGCTGGCCATGGTCGGTGAGGTGGGAGAGGTGGCGGAGCTCTTCCAGTGGCGCGGGGAGGTGGCCGAGGGCCTGCCGGACTGGACCGAGTCGGAGCGGGAGCACCTGGCGCACGAACTCAGCGACGTGATGATCTACCTGGTGGAGCTCGCCGAGAAGTGTCGCGTCGACCTCCCCCAAGCGGTGCTGCGTAAAATGGCCCTAAACCGACAGAAGTACCCCGCCAGCAAGGTGCACGGGTCGGCCAAGAAGTACACTGAATACAAGGACTGA
- the gatb gene encoding glutamyl-tRNA(Gln) amidotransferase subunit B, mitochondrial has translation MAASCVAASELLHNMNKRISVFYPKVSCVVRRLSTSSSRCDGQLQPRAQSAPQHLIGVVGLEIHAQINSNTKLFSGSSVRFSAPPNSLVSFFDASLPGTLPVLNKRCVEAAVMTGLALNCSINRKSFFDRKHYFYADLPAGYQITQQRRAIAVDGVLNYSLLGGKKRNQMIRKTVSIKQIQLEQDSGKSLHDDVRSQTLIDLNRAGVGLMELVMEPEMSCGEEAAAAVRELQLILQALGTCQGNMSEGQLRVDANVSVHRPGEPLGTRTEVKNINSARYLARAIDYEIQRQIDVLQRGGTVQNETRTYDSKSGETVPMRDKEGLQDYRFMPEPNLPPLIVYEDNASLPTGIEACQAVVVQKIREGLPELPSVKRDRLVETYGILPEHSFTLVNEDGLVEYFEAVLRATKKEPRKVIGWVTNELLGHLKLHDMNVSQSPISPPALAELLELQETGHISSSVAKQVFQEMWRSSGKTAPQIIQELDLGLVSDAAQLHSICQRMVDSHPDEVQAIRNGNKKVLNKLMGLVQKETKGRADPVSVRSILQELTS, from the exons ATGGCTGCCTCCTGTGTGGCAGCAAGCGAGCTGCTACATAATATGAACAAACGAATATCTGTATTTTATCCAAAAGTGTCGTGTGTAGTTAGACGCTTGAGCACATCGAGCTCACGATGCGACGGTCAACTGCAGCCGAGAGCACAGAG tgCTCCCCAGCATCTGATCGGAGTCGTGGGCTTGGAAATCCACGCCCAGATTAACTCCAACACCAAGCTATTCTCCGGCTCATCGGTTCGCTTCTCAGCGCCTCCAAACTCCCTGGTGTCTTTCTTCGATGCATCCTTGCCTGGCACATTACCC GTGCTGAACAAACGGTGTGTCGAGGCAGCGGTGATGACGGGACTGGCTCTCAACTGTTCCATAAACAGGAAGTCGTTTTTTGACAGGAAACACTACTTCTACGCTGACCTCCCT GCTGGATACCAGATCACTCAGCAGCGGCGGGCCATCGCGGTAGACGGCGTGTTGAATTACAGCCtactgggaggaaaaaagaggaatcAGATGATCAGAAAAACTGTCAGCATCAAACAGATTCAGCTGGAGCAGGACAGCGGCAAGAGCCTCCACGATGACGTCCGCAGCCAGACACTCATAGACCTCAACAGAGCAG GTGTAGGTCTAATGGAGCTGGTGATGGAGCCAGAAATGAGCTGTGgagaggaggctgctgcagctgtcagagagCTTCAGCTCATCCTACAAGCCCTGGGCACCTGTCAAGGCAACATGTCTG AGGGTCAGCTGAGAGTAGATGCCAACGTGTCCGTCCACAGACCGGGCGAGCCGCTGGGCACCAGGACAGAGGTGAAGAACATCAACAGTGCCCGATATCTGGCCAGGGCTATAG ACTACGAGATCCAGAGACAGATCGATGTCCTGCAGAGAGGGGGGACGGTGCAAAACGAGACCCGGACGTACGATTCCAAATCAGG GGAGACAGTTCCCATGAGGGACAAAGAGGGTCTTCAGGACtacag GTTTATGCCGGAGCCCAACCTGCCCCCTCTGATTGTGTATGAGGATAACGCATCACTGCCCACTGGCATTGAAGCGTGCCAGGCGGTGGTGGTGCAGAAGATAAGGGAAGGGCTGCCAGAGCTACCCAGTGTCAAAAGAGACAGGCTGGTGGAAACGTACGGCATCCTGCCCGAGCACAGCTTCACTCTGGTG AACGAGGACGGCCTGGTGGAGTACTTTGAGGCGGTGCTGAGGGCGACCAAGAAGGAGCCAAGGAAGGTGATTGGCTGGGTGACAAACGAGCTGTTGGGCCACCTCAAACTGCATGACATGAATGTGAGCCAGAG cccaatctctcctcctgccctggctgagctgctggagctcCAGGAAACGGGACACATCTCCTCCTCGGTTGCCAAGCAG GTGTTCCAGGAGATGTGGAGGTCATCGGGCAAGACGGCCCCACAGATCATCCAGGAGCTGGACTTGGGCCTCGTTAGTGACGCCGCACAGCTGCACAGCATCTGCCAGAGGATGGTGGACTCGCACCCGGATGAG gTCCAGGCCATCAGAAATGGAAACAAGAAAGTTCTGAACAAGCTGATGGGGCTGGTTCAGAAGGAGACCAAAGGGCGGGCCGACCCGGTTTCGGTGAGGTCAATTTTACAAGAGCTGACTTCATGA